In the Campylobacter showae genome, one interval contains:
- the pheS gene encoding phenylalanine--tRNA ligase subunit alpha, which translates to MQEYRESIAKCGNLADLDKIRVALLGKKGAITSEFAKLKDMDEAAKKEFAANLNKLRDEFEALLAAKKTELESCEIKAKMKAEAIDITLFNEPSGAGALHPVMATMDKIIEYFMMQNFSLETGPLIEDDFHNFEALNLPKYHPARDMQDTFYFKDFRLLRTHTSPVQVRTMMSKKPPIRMIAPGTVFRRDMDLTHTPMFHQVEGLVVEEGGAVSFANLKSMLENFLKYMFGDVKVRFRPSFFPFTEPSAEVDISCIFCHGDGCRVCKQTGWLEVLGCGVVDPNVFKAVGYKNVSGYAFGLGVERFAMLLHQIPDLRSLFEGDLRLLEQFK; encoded by the coding sequence TTGCAAGAGTATAGAGAAAGTATCGCAAAATGCGGGAATTTGGCGGATTTAGACAAGATTCGCGTCGCGCTACTGGGCAAAAAGGGCGCGATCACGTCGGAGTTTGCTAAGCTTAAGGATATGGACGAAGCGGCCAAGAAGGAATTTGCGGCAAATTTAAACAAGCTAAGAGACGAATTTGAAGCGCTTTTAGCGGCTAAAAAAACCGAGCTTGAAAGCTGCGAGATAAAGGCCAAAATGAAGGCTGAGGCCATCGACATCACGCTATTTAACGAGCCAAGCGGCGCGGGCGCGCTGCACCCAGTAATGGCTACGATGGATAAGATCATCGAGTACTTTATGATGCAAAATTTCTCGCTCGAGACGGGACCGCTTATAGAGGATGATTTTCACAACTTCGAGGCGCTAAATTTACCTAAATATCACCCTGCGCGCGATATGCAAGATACGTTTTATTTTAAGGATTTTAGGTTGCTCCGCACGCACACTAGCCCCGTGCAGGTGCGCACAATGATGAGCAAAAAGCCGCCGATTCGCATGATAGCGCCCGGAACTGTATTTCGCCGCGATATGGATCTAACGCACACGCCGATGTTCCATCAGGTAGAAGGCCTCGTGGTGGAGGAGGGCGGCGCGGTGAGTTTCGCAAATTTAAAATCAATGCTTGAAAATTTCTTAAAATACATGTTCGGCGACGTTAAAGTGCGCTTTCGCCCTAGCTTTTTCCCGTTTACCGAGCCTAGCGCGGAGGTCGATATCAGCTGTATCTTCTGCCACGGCGACGGATGCCGCGTGTGTAAGCAAACGGGCTGGCTCGAGGTACTAGGATGCGGCGTGGTCGATCCGAACGTCTTTAAGGCCGTCGGCTACAAAAACGTGAGCGGATACGCATTTGGACTTGGGGTCGAGAGATTTGCGATGCTGCTTCATCAAATTCCTGATTTGCGCTCGCTTTTCGAGGGAGATTTAAGATTATTGGAGCAGTTTAAATGA
- a CDS encoding 30S ribosomal protein S1, producing MAAVNKKVQLSKANDGIEDDDFAAMLEESFRKTEEDSDGIIVDIKGDEVFVNVGKKSEGILNISEIQDENGELKFKAGDTIKVVITGSRGGKPIVSHKKALRKEKVKAYIDSYNEENQDVFDVKIIGKNKGGFVAQNNDGIEFFLPRSQSGFREDNAVIGKSFKVKVIKIDKDEQSIIVSRKKLLDEDRKKKREAISAVAENTDVIEGIVKKITTYGMFVDVGGVDGLVHYSEISYKGPVNPGSIYKEGDKVLVKVIKYDNEKKHLSLSIKAATPDPWDEIKDGLEVGDTIKVTVSNIEPYGAFVDLGNDIEGFLHISEISWDKNIKNPKDHISEGEELDVEVIEIDAKDRRLRVSLKNLLKKPFDEFKAKFKEGDVTKGVVTSVTNFGAFVRIGGVEGLLHNEDASWDRNDKCKDLFKVGDEIEVKIIKIDSNEQKISLSQKDLKQSPVQAYAKKFNVGDIVTGKIRDIKDFGVFVELGDNVDALIRKEDLGSVSAESLNINDNIEAAIAFIDEKKNRIRLSVRRLARQKEREVLNEINSDDKVTLGDIIKEQLS from the coding sequence ATGGCTGCGGTGAACAAAAAAGTTCAGCTTAGTAAGGCAAACGACGGTATCGAAGACGACGATTTTGCCGCGATGTTAGAGGAGTCTTTTAGAAAGACGGAAGAAGATAGCGACGGAATAATCGTCGATATTAAAGGCGACGAGGTTTTTGTAAACGTCGGTAAAAAATCAGAGGGAATTTTAAATATTTCCGAGATCCAAGACGAAAACGGAGAGCTTAAATTTAAAGCTGGCGACACGATAAAAGTCGTAATAACCGGTTCAAGAGGCGGCAAGCCTATCGTTTCTCACAAAAAAGCGCTTAGAAAAGAAAAAGTAAAAGCTTACATAGACTCATATAACGAAGAAAATCAAGACGTATTCGACGTAAAAATAATCGGTAAAAACAAAGGCGGTTTTGTTGCTCAAAATAATGACGGTATCGAGTTTTTCTTGCCTCGCTCACAAAGCGGCTTCAGAGAAGATAATGCTGTAATCGGAAAGTCTTTTAAAGTAAAAGTCATAAAGATAGACAAAGACGAGCAAAGCATCATCGTGTCGAGAAAAAAACTACTCGACGAAGATAGAAAGAAAAAAAGAGAAGCGATATCCGCAGTCGCTGAAAATACGGACGTAATAGAGGGTATAGTTAAGAAAATCACTACCTACGGCATGTTTGTAGATGTGGGCGGAGTAGACGGACTCGTACACTACAGCGAGATAAGCTATAAAGGACCGGTAAATCCTGGCTCTATCTACAAAGAGGGCGATAAGGTTTTAGTAAAAGTTATCAAATACGATAATGAGAAGAAGCACCTGTCTCTATCTATCAAGGCTGCAACTCCCGATCCTTGGGATGAGATAAAAGACGGTCTAGAAGTGGGCGACACTATAAAAGTAACGGTTAGCAACATAGAGCCTTACGGCGCATTTGTCGATCTTGGCAATGATATAGAGGGCTTTTTGCACATTTCTGAAATTTCATGGGATAAAAATATCAAAAATCCAAAAGATCACATCAGCGAGGGCGAGGAGCTTGACGTCGAGGTTATCGAGATAGATGCGAAAGATCGCCGCTTAAGAGTGAGCCTAAAAAATCTACTCAAAAAACCGTTTGACGAATTTAAGGCCAAATTTAAAGAAGGCGACGTTACTAAGGGCGTAGTTACTAGCGTGACGAATTTTGGCGCATTTGTTAGAATCGGCGGAGTAGAGGGTTTGCTTCACAACGAAGACGCTTCTTGGGATAGAAACGACAAGTGCAAAGATTTATTTAAAGTAGGCGATGAGATTGAGGTCAAAATCATCAAAATCGACTCTAACGAGCAAAAAATTTCGCTTAGCCAAAAAGATCTAAAACAAAGTCCGGTACAAGCTTATGCGAAGAAATTTAACGTAGGCGACATCGTGACGGGCAAAATTCGCGATATTAAAGATTTCGGCGTATTTGTAGAACTTGGCGATAACGTCGATGCGCTCATTCGCAAAGAAGACCTCGGTAGCGTAAGCGCTGAAAGTCTAAACATAAACGATAATATTGAAGCCGCGATAGCCTTTATCGACGAGAAGAAAAATAGAATCCGCCTAAGCGTAAGACGCCTTGCGAGACAAAAAGAGCGCGAGGTGTTAAACGAGATAAATAGCGACGATAAAGTTACTTTGGGCGACATTATCAAAGAGCAGCTATCGTAA
- the aroA gene encoding 3-phosphoshikimate 1-carboxyvinyltransferase, which produces MKVYALRTPISASLENIAADKSISHRCAIFSLLSDKPSRVKNYLKAEDTLNTLEIVKNLGARIEEKEGELIITPSANLKEPSVVLECGNSGTAMRLFMGFLAASEGFFVLSGDEFLNRRPMARVAKPLISVGAKIDGANGGDHAPLAIRGKKLEHFKFDSKIASAQVKSALILAGLKSNGCELSEPELSRDHTERMLKGMGASLQILPHGVKVEPMNAPLKPLEICVPNDPSSAFFFAVAAAIIPNSHIVLKNMLLNKTRVEAFKILAKMGAQVTFKETSGTYESIGEIEIKHAPLKAVDVSENISWLIDEVPALAIAFANAQGTSSVRNAKELRVKESDRIAIMVQGLRKCGLEVEEFEDGFSVKGGEANCAIIDSNGDHRIAMSFAVLGLKCGMVIEKSEFIATSFPNFSGILRQLGASVED; this is translated from the coding sequence ATGAAAGTTTACGCATTAAGAACGCCGATAAGCGCGAGCCTGGAGAACATAGCGGCCGATAAATCTATCTCGCATAGATGCGCGATATTTTCGCTTTTGAGCGATAAACCAAGCCGCGTGAAAAACTATCTAAAGGCCGAGGATACGCTAAATACGCTAGAAATCGTAAAAAATTTAGGCGCTCGTATCGAGGAAAAAGAGGGCGAGCTAATCATAACTCCGAGCGCAAATTTAAAAGAGCCTAGCGTTGTTTTAGAGTGCGGAAACTCGGGCACGGCTATGAGGCTTTTTATGGGCTTTTTGGCTGCTAGCGAGGGTTTTTTCGTGCTAAGCGGAGACGAGTTTTTAAATCGTCGTCCAATGGCGCGCGTGGCTAAACCGCTGATCAGCGTCGGGGCAAAGATAGACGGCGCAAACGGCGGAGATCACGCGCCTTTGGCGATCCGCGGCAAGAAGCTGGAGCATTTTAAATTTGATAGCAAAATCGCTTCCGCGCAGGTAAAATCGGCGCTGATTTTGGCTGGACTAAAGTCAAACGGCTGCGAGCTTAGCGAACCCGAGCTTAGCCGCGATCACACCGAGCGCATGCTAAAAGGCATGGGAGCGAGCCTGCAAATTTTACCGCATGGCGTCAAGGTTGAACCGATGAATGCGCCGCTAAAACCGCTTGAAATTTGCGTCCCAAACGACCCTAGCTCGGCGTTTTTCTTTGCCGTAGCCGCAGCGATAATCCCAAATTCTCACATCGTGCTAAAAAATATGCTGCTAAATAAAACGCGTGTGGAGGCTTTTAAAATTTTAGCCAAAATGGGCGCGCAAGTAACGTTTAAAGAGACTTCCGGCACATACGAAAGTATCGGCGAGATCGAGATAAAGCATGCGCCGCTAAAGGCCGTGGACGTGAGCGAAAATATCTCGTGGCTAATCGACGAGGTGCCAGCACTTGCCATCGCATTTGCAAATGCACAGGGCACTAGTAGCGTGAGAAACGCAAAAGAACTTCGCGTAAAAGAGAGCGACCGCATCGCTATCATGGTGCAAGGGCTGCGAAAATGCGGGCTTGAAGTCGAAGAATTTGAAGACGGCTTTAGCGTAAAAGGCGGCGAGGCAAACTGTGCCATCATCGATAGCAACGGCGATCACCGTATCGCGATGAGCTTTGCGGTACTTGGGTTAAAATGCGGAATGGTTATAGAAAAGAGCGAATTTATCGCGACTTCGTTTCCGAATTTTAGCGGGATTTTAAGACAACTGGGAGCTAGCGTTGAGGATTGA
- a CDS encoding histidine triad nucleotide-binding protein, translating into MTIFEKIVAGEIPCNKVLENDKFLAFNDINPKAPIHILIIPKKHFENFQEMDGVLMGEMTKFIQEVAVLMGVDKSGYRLVTNCGENGGQEVMHLHFHLLAGAKLGWVDTATDPQSTF; encoded by the coding sequence ATGACGATATTTGAAAAAATCGTAGCGGGCGAAATACCTTGCAACAAAGTGCTGGAAAACGACAAATTTTTAGCCTTTAACGACATAAATCCAAAGGCTCCGATTCATATTTTGATCATCCCGAAAAAACACTTTGAAAATTTCCAGGAGATGGACGGGGTGCTGATGGGCGAGATGACGAAATTTATCCAAGAAGTCGCGGTGCTGATGGGCGTAGATAAGAGCGGATACCGCCTAGTCACAAACTGCGGCGAAAACGGCGGTCAAGAGGTCATGCACCTGCACTTTCACCTGCTAGCGGGGGCAAAGCTTGGCTGGGTGGATACTGCGACAGATCCGCAAAGCACGTTTTAA
- the efp gene encoding elongation factor P, which produces MATYSMGDLKKGLKIELDGVPYKVVEYQHVKPGKGAAFVRAKIKSFIDGKVLEKTFHAGDKCDQPNLEEKEMQYLYDDGEFCQFMDTATYEQVAISDEDVGDVKKWMIDGMMVEILFHNGKAIGVEVPQVVELKIVETPPNFKGDTQGGKKPATLESGAVVQIPFHVLEGEVIRVDTVRGEYIERANK; this is translated from the coding sequence ATGGCAACCTATTCTATGGGCGACCTAAAAAAAGGACTAAAGATCGAGCTAGACGGCGTTCCGTATAAAGTCGTCGAGTATCAGCACGTAAAACCGGGCAAGGGTGCGGCTTTCGTTCGCGCGAAAATCAAATCTTTCATCGATGGCAAAGTGCTTGAAAAAACGTTCCATGCAGGCGACAAATGCGATCAGCCAAATTTGGAAGAAAAAGAGATGCAGTATCTTTACGACGACGGCGAGTTCTGTCAGTTTATGGACACTGCGACCTACGAGCAAGTGGCAATCAGCGACGAGGACGTGGGTGATGTCAAAAAATGGATGATAGATGGCATGATGGTTGAGATTTTGTTTCACAACGGCAAGGCTATCGGCGTAGAAGTGCCGCAAGTCGTCGAGCTAAAGATCGTCGAGACTCCGCCGAATTTTAAAGGCGACACTCAGGGCGGTAAAAAGCCTGCTACGCTTGAGAGCGGTGCGGTCGTGCAGATACCTTTCCACGTGCTTGAGGGCGAGGTCATCCGCGTAGATACCGTCCGCGGCGAATACATCGAGCGCGCAAATAAATAA
- the pheT gene encoding phenylalanine--tRNA ligase subunit beta: protein MIISRNWLSEWLDISNVTSETLLKTLNSIGLEVDSFKEIRVPKNIVVGYVKSKIKHENAEKLSVCQVDVGGETLQIVCGAKNVEAGQFVPVALSGAVMPSGLEIKRAKLRGVESNGMICSSVELGLVKTNDGIMSLDESIGELKLGKEICEYPLLNDDIIEIELTPNRGDCLSVYGVARDLSAALDLPLKDAARYEEGENLLGIGRILAIHAEENLQSSFQYRAFEIKEYFDENLLMKIRLALIECDKQNRIERLLDYATHSTGVLFSAYDYAKLKKDDERAVFDLQKGANLATEILAGGELLGVGGVYQTDAARLDENSKLIIVEASYTDPQVIATTVYEDKQMPRQAQAYRSLRGSEPNVGSGADFLFKQLAALKSVALYAGSQQSVMTREPKVVSFTMSEMQKMIGQEVAQNDVVRILKKLGFSLTFNAEKEGANVKVPLFRHDIVNAQDVCEEIVRMVGIDNIASKPLNFSEANRINDTFTDYKNALNLRKKAAAAGFFESVHYVFDDAGELAALGFAPCKAEIANPINSELNTLRPTLANHLLKSAERNVKNQRKSVKIFEFGSVFSQSGEQSERFGFVASGLTREPSLLNGAKPADIDFLGFATAVRNAIGEFELKACDDVKYLSEFEQAKIYQNGLCVGYIGRVDVRVEATRDLPRTYLCEIEFEKLKFDSAVVKAYSKFPAISRDLSLIVPKTMKFEAIKECINALKIECLKEFSPVDIYSDDKLGDDVSLSVKFNFQDIQKTLEDEEVAAIMDKILDALKQNLNIGLR from the coding sequence ATGATAATTTCAAGAAATTGGCTAAGCGAATGGCTAGATATCTCAAACGTAACGAGCGAAACACTACTAAAGACGTTAAATTCGATCGGGCTTGAGGTCGATAGCTTTAAAGAGATCAGGGTACCTAAAAATATCGTCGTAGGCTACGTAAAAAGCAAGATAAAACACGAAAACGCCGAGAAACTAAGCGTTTGCCAAGTGGACGTAGGCGGCGAGACGCTACAAATCGTCTGCGGCGCGAAAAACGTCGAGGCCGGACAGTTCGTGCCCGTGGCGCTATCAGGCGCCGTTATGCCAAGCGGCCTAGAGATAAAGAGGGCAAAACTGCGCGGCGTCGAGTCAAACGGTATGATCTGCTCATCCGTCGAGCTAGGCCTCGTAAAAACAAACGACGGCATAATGTCACTAGATGAAAGTATCGGCGAGCTAAAACTAGGTAAGGAAATTTGCGAATATCCGCTACTAAACGACGATATTATCGAGATCGAGCTAACGCCAAACCGCGGCGACTGCCTGAGCGTTTACGGCGTAGCGAGGGATCTGTCGGCCGCGCTTGATCTGCCTTTAAAAGATGCCGCCAGATACGAAGAGGGCGAAAATTTGCTTGGTATCGGGCGTATCTTGGCTATCCACGCCGAGGAAAATTTACAAAGCAGTTTTCAGTACCGCGCTTTTGAGATAAAAGAGTATTTTGATGAAAATTTGCTGATGAAGATCCGTTTGGCGCTGATCGAATGTGATAAACAAAACCGCATCGAGCGTCTGCTAGACTACGCTACGCATTCAACCGGCGTGCTGTTTAGCGCGTATGACTACGCCAAGCTCAAAAAGGACGACGAGCGCGCTGTTTTTGATCTGCAAAAGGGCGCAAATTTGGCGACTGAAATTTTAGCCGGCGGCGAGCTTTTGGGCGTTGGCGGCGTGTATCAGACGGATGCGGCTAGACTTGACGAAAACAGCAAACTAATCATAGTAGAGGCTAGCTACACCGATCCTCAAGTCATCGCGACAACCGTTTACGAGGATAAGCAAATGCCGCGCCAAGCGCAAGCTTACCGCTCGCTAAGAGGTAGCGAGCCAAACGTAGGTTCTGGAGCCGATTTTTTATTTAAACAGCTAGCCGCGCTAAAATCGGTTGCGCTTTATGCGGGCTCTCAGCAAAGCGTGATGACGCGCGAACCAAAGGTCGTGAGCTTTACGATGAGCGAAATGCAAAAAATGATCGGTCAAGAAGTCGCACAAAACGACGTCGTGAGGATACTTAAAAAGCTTGGATTTAGCCTAACTTTTAACGCCGAAAAAGAGGGTGCGAACGTGAAAGTGCCGTTATTTCGCCACGATATCGTAAATGCGCAGGACGTATGCGAGGAGATCGTGCGAATGGTCGGTATTGATAATATCGCCTCAAAGCCGCTAAATTTCAGCGAAGCAAACCGCATAAACGATACTTTTACCGACTACAAAAACGCGCTAAATTTGCGTAAAAAAGCCGCCGCAGCCGGGTTTTTCGAGAGCGTGCATTATGTATTTGACGATGCCGGCGAGCTAGCCGCACTCGGTTTTGCGCCTTGTAAGGCCGAGATAGCCAACCCGATAAATAGCGAACTAAACACGCTAAGGCCGACGCTTGCAAACCACTTGCTAAAATCGGCCGAGCGAAACGTCAAAAATCAGCGAAAATCGGTCAAAATTTTTGAATTCGGTAGCGTATTTAGCCAGAGCGGCGAGCAAAGCGAGAGATTTGGCTTCGTAGCTAGCGGACTAACGAGAGAGCCTAGCCTGCTAAACGGTGCAAAGCCTGCCGATATCGACTTTTTGGGCTTTGCTACGGCGGTTAGAAACGCGATCGGCGAATTTGAGCTAAAAGCGTGCGACGACGTAAAATATCTAAGCGAATTTGAACAAGCGAAAATCTACCAAAACGGCCTTTGCGTGGGCTATATCGGCCGCGTGGACGTGCGAGTCGAGGCAACGCGCGACCTGCCGCGGACATATCTTTGCGAGATAGAGTTTGAAAAGCTTAAATTTGATAGCGCGGTCGTCAAAGCCTACTCGAAATTCCCGGCTATCAGCAGAGACCTAAGCCTAATCGTGCCTAAAACCATGAAATTTGAAGCGATAAAAGAGTGTATAAACGCGCTAAAAATCGAGTGTCTAAAAGAATTTTCTCCGGTTGATATATATTCGGACGATAAGCTCGGAGACGACGTGAGTCTCAGCGTCAAATTTAACTTCCAAGATATACAAAAAACGCTTGAGGACGAGGAAGTAGCGGCGATAATGGATAAAATTTTGGACGCTTTAAAGCAAAATTTAAATATCGGACTAAGATGA
- a CDS encoding SelT/SelW/SelH family (seleno)protein has translation MEVKITYCNSUNYRPVASRVEEEFLSQIPGANISKIVGSGGNFIVEVSGKVVFSKKDLIGTDVNALPNHEEIVALVDSVKKSA, from the coding sequence ATGGAAGTAAAGATTACATATTGCAATTCTTGAAACTATAGACCGGTAGCTTCTCGTGTAGAAGAAGAATTTTTAAGTCAAATCCCAGGCGCTAATATTAGCAAAATCGTCGGTAGCGGCGGAAACTTCATAGTTGAAGTAAGCGGAAAAGTAGTCTTTTCTAAAAAAGATCTCATCGGTACGGACGTAAACGCCCTGCCAAATCACGAAGAGATCGTTGCTTTGGTCGATAGCGTTAAAAAATCAGCCTAA
- a CDS encoding 4-hydroxy-3-methylbut-2-enyl diphosphate reductase, with product MRIELASSYGFCFGVKRAIKIAENAKDAVTIGPIIHNNDEINRLNKNFNVKTLEGINEIDGEKKAIIRTHGITKGDLAELKKSDIKVIDATCPFVTKPQQICEKMSKEGYDIVIFGDEKHPEIKGVKSYAVGKVFVVLEESELEGVKLAQKVAVISQTTRKVEKFMQIVNYLMLRVKEVRVFNTICNATFENQEAVKNLAVRADVMVVIGGKNSSNTKQLYLISKTACEDSYLVENELELERAWFEGKKLCGVSAGASTPDWIIQKVVDKLESFQI from the coding sequence TTGAGGATTGAGCTTGCTAGCAGTTACGGCTTTTGTTTTGGCGTAAAGCGCGCTATAAAAATTGCCGAAAACGCCAAAGATGCCGTAACTATCGGTCCTATCATACATAATAACGACGAGATAAACCGCCTAAATAAAAATTTTAACGTTAAAACGCTTGAAGGCATAAATGAAATCGACGGCGAAAAAAAGGCGATCATACGTACGCACGGTATCACAAAGGGCGACCTGGCCGAGCTAAAAAAAAGCGATATAAAGGTGATCGACGCGACGTGCCCTTTTGTCACCAAACCTCAGCAAATTTGCGAGAAAATGAGCAAAGAGGGCTACGACATCGTGATTTTCGGCGATGAAAAACATCCTGAGATAAAGGGCGTGAAATCATATGCCGTCGGTAAGGTATTCGTCGTACTAGAAGAAAGCGAGCTAGAGGGCGTAAAACTAGCGCAAAAGGTAGCCGTCATCAGCCAAACGACGCGCAAGGTTGAAAAATTTATGCAAATCGTAAATTATTTGATGCTACGCGTAAAAGAAGTGCGCGTTTTTAACACGATTTGTAATGCTACTTTTGAAAACCAAGAAGCGGTTAAAAACTTAGCCGTTAGAGCCGACGTAATGGTCGTAATCGGCGGCAAAAACAGCTCAAATACAAAACAGCTCTATCTCATCTCAAAAACCGCCTGCGAGGATAGCTATCTCGTGGAAAACGAACTAGAGCTAGAGCGCGCGTGGTTTGAGGGGAAAAAACTCTGTGGAGTGAGCGCCGGAGCGTCTACGCCCGATTGGATTATCCAAAAAGTTGTTGATAAACTAGAGAGCTTTCAAATTTAA
- the serA gene encoding phosphoglycerate dehydrogenase produces MKTIIVCDAIHKVGFEILNREEDIKVIDAVNMPKDKLLEILGEADVAITRSSTEVGEAFLNAAKNLKALVRAGVGVDNVDIDGCSKRGIIAMNVPTANTIAAVELTMVHMLAAARSFPYAHNDLKIDRIWKREKWYGVELFNKTLGVIGFGNIGSRVATRAAAFGMQIVAYDPYIDPSKVTDMGGVYTRNFDDILACDFITIHTPKNKETVNMIGEAEIAKMKDGVRLINCARGGLYNEEALYNGLKSGKIAFAGIDVFEKEPATDHPLLELNNVSVTPHLGANTLESQANIAIAAAEQAISAARGISYPSALNLPIKTEDLPPFVEPYIELTSKMAFLAAQINKKAIKAIRIETHGPISEYANSMLTFAIVGALKESLGDTINYVNAKFLCDEKGITTESSVGGNSIFKNKITVRITTENDVVTIGGTVFGENQQRIVTINGFKTDFKPKGKMIIFKNNDVPGVIAKISSILAEEKINIADFRLGRDDHGMALAVVLVDEKITKETLAKLNDLDVCVWAKYAVV; encoded by the coding sequence ATGAAAACAATAATAGTGTGCGACGCAATACATAAAGTCGGCTTTGAAATTTTAAATCGCGAAGAGGATATAAAAGTAATCGATGCGGTAAATATGCCTAAAGACAAGCTTTTGGAGATTTTAGGCGAGGCTGACGTGGCCATCACGCGAAGTTCGACCGAGGTCGGCGAGGCGTTTTTAAATGCGGCTAAAAATCTAAAAGCTCTCGTGCGCGCGGGCGTTGGCGTCGATAACGTGGATATCGACGGTTGCTCAAAACGCGGCATAATCGCGATGAACGTCCCTACGGCAAACACGATCGCCGCGGTAGAGCTAACGATGGTTCATATGCTAGCCGCCGCCCGCTCGTTTCCGTACGCTCACAACGATCTAAAAATCGACCGAATTTGGAAACGCGAGAAGTGGTACGGCGTCGAGCTTTTTAACAAGACTCTAGGCGTCATCGGCTTTGGTAACATCGGCTCTCGCGTGGCTACTAGGGCTGCGGCTTTCGGTATGCAAATCGTTGCTTACGATCCGTATATTGATCCGTCGAAAGTAACCGATATGGGCGGCGTTTATACGCGAAATTTCGACGATATCCTTGCATGCGATTTTATCACTATACACACTCCGAAAAACAAAGAAACAGTAAATATGATCGGCGAGGCGGAGATCGCAAAGATGAAGGACGGCGTGCGCCTAATAAACTGCGCTCGCGGCGGCCTTTACAACGAAGAGGCGCTGTATAACGGCCTAAAAAGCGGCAAGATAGCGTTTGCTGGTATCGACGTATTTGAGAAAGAGCCGGCGACGGATCATCCGTTGCTCGAGCTAAATAACGTCAGCGTCACGCCGCATCTTGGCGCAAATACGCTGGAGTCGCAAGCCAATATCGCTATCGCCGCAGCCGAGCAGGCTATCTCGGCGGCTCGCGGCATCAGCTATCCTAGCGCGCTAAATTTACCGATAAAAACGGAAGACCTGCCGCCTTTCGTAGAGCCTTATATCGAGCTTACGAGCAAGATGGCTTTCCTTGCCGCGCAGATCAACAAAAAAGCTATCAAAGCTATCCGTATCGAGACGCACGGCCCTATCAGCGAGTACGCTAACTCTATGCTTACCTTTGCGATCGTCGGCGCTTTAAAAGAGAGCTTGGGCGATACGATAAACTACGTAAACGCCAAATTTTTGTGCGACGAAAAGGGCATAACGACGGAGAGTAGCGTCGGCGGCAATAGTATTTTCAAAAATAAAATCACCGTTCGCATAACGACCGAAAACGACGTCGTGACGATCGGCGGAACGGTATTTGGCGAAAATCAGCAACGCATCGTGACGATAAACGGCTTTAAAACAGACTTTAAGCCTAAAGGCAAGATGATTATCTTTAAAAACAACGACGTTCCGGGCGTTATCGCTAAAATTTCGTCTATCCTCGCAGAAGAAAAGATCAATATCGCCGACTTCCGCCTAGGACGCGACGATCACGGTATGGCGCTCGCGGTCGTGTTGGTCGACGAAAAGATAACCAAAGAGACGCTGGCTAAGCTAAACGATCTTGACGTTTGCGTATGGGCAAAATACGCAGTTGTCTAA
- a CDS encoding DUF4304 domain-containing protein, with protein sequence MKAKFDELMAQVKPLFKDNGFTKNGLNFYKNTPKFIYVVNFQKSSGNTAFETRFYVNCGIYGAFIDAATRKEFILKPKEYECHFRDRISSIIDSKTPYYEINENTDTAALCENLTSDLREVFRFFDAVKTERNLIDLMLERNGLAVVDQLFEYLLTKNEQEILNRQALNLFEKYGNEARWKIFERRINGLLKKYEKNEIKFEEIKAKA encoded by the coding sequence ATGAAAGCAAAATTTGACGAGCTCATGGCCCAAGTAAAGCCGCTATTTAAAGATAACGGCTTTACCAAAAACGGGCTAAATTTCTACAAAAATACTCCCAAATTTATATACGTCGTAAATTTTCAAAAAAGTAGCGGCAATACCGCATTTGAAACTAGATTTTACGTAAACTGCGGCATTTACGGTGCGTTTATAGACGCCGCAACCCGCAAAGAATTCATCTTAAAACCCAAAGAATACGAATGCCATTTTAGGGATAGAATTTCATCTATCATAGACTCTAAAACACCTTACTATGAAATCAACGAAAATACCGACACGGCAGCACTTTGTGAAAATTTAACGAGCGATTTAAGAGAGGTATTTAGATTTTTTGATGCGGTAAAAACCGAACGAAATTTGATTGATTTAATGTTAGAGCGAAACGGCCTAGCTGTGGTTGATCAGCTTTTTGAATATTTACTCACAAAGAATGAACAAGAAATTTTGAATCGTCAAGCATTAAATTTGTTTGAAAAATACGGAAATGAAGCTAGATGGAAAATTTTTGAGAGACGCATAAACGGGTTGCTTAAAAAATACGAAAAAAATGAGATAAAATTTGAAGAAATAAAAGCCAAGGCCTAA